One window of the Micropterus dolomieu isolate WLL.071019.BEF.003 ecotype Adirondacks linkage group LG08, ASM2129224v1, whole genome shotgun sequence genome contains the following:
- the rps21 gene encoding 40S ribosomal protein S21 isoform X1, with protein MQNDAGEFVDLYVPRKCSASNRIIGAKDHASIQINIAEVDKVTGRFNGQFKTYAICGAIRRMGESDDSILRLAKNDTVVAKNI; from the exons ATGCAGAACGACGCTGGTGAATTTGTGGACCTCTACGTCCCTCGTAAATG ctctGCTAGCAACAGAATCATTGGAGCCAAGGATCATGCTTCCATTCAGATCAACATTGCTGAG GTTGACAAGGTGACCGGTCGCTTCAATGGTCAGTTCAAGACCTACGCTATCTGTGGAGCCATCCGCAGAATG gGTGAGTCTGACGACTCTATCCTGAGGCTGGCAAAGAATGACACCGTTGTTGCAAA GAACATCTGA
- the rps21 gene encoding 40S ribosomal protein S21 isoform X2, which yields MQNDAGEFVDLYVPRKCSASNRIIGAKDHASIQINIAEVDKVTGRFNGQFKTYAICGAIRRMGESDDSILRLAKNDTVVAK from the exons ATGCAGAACGACGCTGGTGAATTTGTGGACCTCTACGTCCCTCGTAAATG ctctGCTAGCAACAGAATCATTGGAGCCAAGGATCATGCTTCCATTCAGATCAACATTGCTGAG GTTGACAAGGTGACCGGTCGCTTCAATGGTCAGTTCAAGACCTACGCTATCTGTGGAGCCATCCGCAGAATG gGTGAGTCTGACGACTCTATCCTGAGGCTGGCAAAGAATGACACCGTTGTTGCAAAGTAA